The genomic DNA GCGCGACTCCTTCTACGCGGAAGCCGTCCGTCGTCTACGGCAACTGAGACGGCCTGGCACGCTCCGGGCTCTTCTCCGTCCCAAGCGTCGGCCGCCCCCTGAACGGACTTAGTTCGGCTGGCTTAGCCACGGCAGGTGCGGAGCTGGCCCCGGCGCGAGGGCCACATAAGGCCGCTTGGTGTTGAGGCTTAAGCCGCCAGGGCCAAGAGCGCTAGGCCCCTCCGCGCACCTGCTGGGAGGGCGGCCAGGGCCAGCGTGTACCCCAAGCGGCTGCGCGGCTTCTCCACCGCCTGGCGCACTGCTCGGGCGGCCACCCTCAGCGACCCTCCTCGGCCCCTCCGCTCCACTCCGCCACCTATCACCAGGCCTTCAATCCTTCCTATGCGTCCTGTTCTCCAGGTCGTCGTGAGCTGCGCGTGCTCGCACAAGGCGCCCATCGAGATGAGAAAGGCAACGCCGCGAGGCTCCCTCGTGCGCGGGTTCCTCGCGGCGTTGGTGGTGGTACTGCGCGGTGCGGCCTACTTCATCCGGACCGTGAGGGTACCGGTGCTGGTGTTGAGGGTGATGTAGCCCCGCTCGAACTCCGACTCCCGACCGCCGGTCACGGCGTACTCATCACGCACCGGGTAGCCCAGGCTGCTTCGCTCGTAGCCAAGGGCGCCAAAGACGGCCGCCACGCCCAGGCCGTTCTTCCAGTAGATGCTGCCAAACTCGAAGTGGTTGAAGGAGCCGAGGCCATTGGGCAGCGCCACCTCGTCCGTGACGGGGAAGCCCACCAGACTTCTCTCATAGCCTTTCTGCGCCCACTTCGCGTGGATGAAGCCGTGCACCTCGTGCGCGTGCGTGTTGAGGTGCCAGTAGATGCTGCCGCGCTCGAAGCGGTTGTAGCGGCCCACCGTGTCCGCCGTCGCGAACTCGCCCGACTGGCACAACCCAAGTGAATCGTACTTCTCGGTGTACTTGTCGGAAATCGCCCCGAGGATGACGCAGCACCCGCCCGCGAGCCAGTTGACGCTGTAGTAGACCCGGCAGGCGTTGTCCAGTCCTGCACTCATCAAAAATTGGGGAGAGCAATGAGGCATCTCACCCTCCCTGTGTGAGGCGCGTCACATCGCTAAAGCGGCTCTGGTGGCAACTTAGCTCCCATCCAAACACCAGAGGGTGATCCTCGGTGAACGGATACGACAAAATGTCTCGCAAGAGGAGCAATCCATGCTGAACAAGAGCATTTTCAAGCTTGCATCCGCAGCACCCAGCGCCTCTGCCAAACGGAATCACATTTCCATGACGGGACACGGTCTCCAAGCCAAGCCGTCGTCGAATCTGTCCGCATCCCTCCAGGGAGGGGACACTTGGCAAACGAACGTCTACGGTGGCCAAGGCGGAGTCAGCTTCACTTGGGCATTCGGAGAGTCCATCACCAAGCTCGTGACCTATTCTATCGTCACCGCGACTTCTTCCTCCACCGCGCAGCTGGTTCTCTCAGGAATGCAAGTCACCTTCGATGACGGCACGTCTATTGCGATAGGGAACACCGATTCGAGTCAGGCGCCAACAACCCAAACCATCGATCTCACATCGGACTCGATTGAGAACATGTACATCTTGGTGGTGACGGACCCCATCTTCGCTGGAGACCCGAAAAAGCAAGGTGTCGGCGCCCTCTACTTCGAGACCCTTCAGGGGCAGACCTTCTCTTCAGCCGGGTCCACTTACACGCCCGCTGCGTATAGCGCAAACTGGCAGCTGGTTTCTGTGAACACCAACCCTTGCTCGAACTTCTATCCCGTGGGTCTGATGGGTGCCGCAGCGAACGCGGTCGACTCCCTGTCATTCTATTTTCAGAACGACTCGCTGGTATCCCGCACCGTCGAGGAGTTCGACTATTCAGGGCTGACGCCCAGCACTCCCACGCCCATCAATGTCGCATCCGCGACTGCGACTAATGGAACTGGCGAAGCGCAGGAAATGAGCATCAACTTCAGCGAGTCGGTGACGTCCACATATTCATGGACTGCCACCGCAGGCATTCGGATTGGGGCCGAACTCACGATCAAATCCGGAATCCCTTTTATTGCCGAGGGTGAGGCCAAGATCAGCACGGAACTCTCATTCGATTATACCTGGGGTGAGGACCTCGAGGTGAGCCGGTCTTTCGGGTA from Archangium lipolyticum includes the following:
- a CDS encoding ETX/MTX2 family pore-forming toxin, which translates into the protein MLNKSIFKLASAAPSASAKRNHISMTGHGLQAKPSSNLSASLQGGDTWQTNVYGGQGGVSFTWAFGESITKLVTYSIVTATSSSTAQLVLSGMQVTFDDGTSIAIGNTDSSQAPTTQTIDLTSDSIENMYILVVTDPIFAGDPKKQGVGALYFETLQGQTFSSAGSTYTPAAYSANWQLVSVNTNPCSNFYPVGLMGAAANAVDSLSFYFQNDSLVSRTVEEFDYSGLTPSTPTPINVASATATNGTGEAQEMSINFSESVTSTYSWTATAGIRIGAELTIKSGIPFIAEGEAKISTELSFDYTWGEDLEVSRSFGYEAAVTVPPSSAVQALATASSYTLSGSYTANLYENWAHAGSVKIPVQGTIQGVSAYDVDVAYNPVSGA
- a CDS encoding LGFP repeat-containing protein, with amino-acid sequence MSAGLDNACRVYYSVNWLAGGCCVILGAISDKYTEKYDSLGLCQSGEFATADTVGRYNRFERGSIYWHLNTHAHEVHGFIHAKWAQKGYERSLVGFPVTDEVALPNGLGSFNHFEFGSIYWKNGLGVAAVFGALGYERSSLGYPVRDEYAVTGGRESEFERGYITLNTSTGTLTVRMK